The following proteins are encoded in a genomic region of Nicotiana sylvestris chromosome 4, ASM39365v2, whole genome shotgun sequence:
- the LOC104244125 gene encoding uncharacterized protein, with protein sequence MASLDQVGAAAVVEPTPAAAVETTQDAPKEESEVSTEAPAAPEVAANETAAAPVIEEKKEPVAEAVVEEKKEETAAAPAAEATTEVPVEKTE encoded by the exons ATGGCAAGTCTTGATCAG GTTggagcagcagcagtagtagagCCAACTCCTGCAGCTGCAGTTGAAACCACTCAAGATGCACCCAAAGAAGAGTCAGAAGTGAGTACTGAAGCACCAGCTGCACCAGAAGTTGCTGCTAATGAGACTGCTGCTGCACCAGtaatagaagaaaaaaaggaacCTGTTGCTGAAGCTGTTgttgaagaaaagaaagaagaaactgCAGCAGCTCCTGCTGCTGAAGCTACCACAGAAGTTCCAGTGGAGAAGACTGAATGA